One window from the genome of Vibrio vulnificus NBRC 15645 = ATCC 27562 encodes:
- the nrfD gene encoding cytochrome c nitrite reductase subunit NrfD, translating to MNGFESAFHFDSLVWDWIIAIYLFLAGMSAGAVMITVYLKRKVIVGDPAQNGIMKAMAWLAPFGIISGLTILIFHLTKPLEFWKIMIFYNPTSVMSMGVILFQVYMAVLFVWIGIIFQKTIVDFLGDKLTFVDGLLTWFKRFENSIELFLAFLALVLAAYTGFLLSALKTYPMLNNPVLPLLFLFSSLSSGAAACLMFGILVFKESVKDPSVSWVHGFERPVVLFELFVLVTFFTGLIFAGGQAEMAAWNAISGGFWAQWFWVGVVLIGMLLPLTLNWLVPAEVRHKHAYIFVVTTLSMVGVLMLRTFILYAGQMTVV from the coding sequence ATGAACGGATTTGAATCTGCATTCCACTTTGATTCTCTGGTTTGGGATTGGATCATTGCGATCTATCTTTTCCTTGCCGGTATGTCTGCAGGGGCGGTGATGATCACCGTGTACTTAAAACGCAAGGTGATTGTCGGCGATCCAGCACAAAATGGCATCATGAAAGCGATGGCTTGGCTGGCGCCGTTTGGCATCATTTCGGGTTTAACGATCTTGATTTTTCACTTAACCAAACCTCTTGAGTTTTGGAAGATCATGATTTTCTACAATCCAACTTCCGTTATGTCGATGGGGGTTATTCTCTTCCAAGTGTACATGGCTGTGTTGTTTGTTTGGATTGGGATTATCTTTCAGAAAACGATCGTTGATTTTCTCGGTGATAAGTTGACCTTTGTTGATGGCTTGTTGACCTGGTTCAAGCGTTTTGAAAACAGCATCGAGTTGTTTTTAGCCTTTTTAGCGTTAGTGCTCGCGGCTTATACGGGTTTCCTGCTGTCTGCATTGAAAACGTATCCGATGCTCAATAATCCAGTGTTGCCACTGCTGTTTCTTTTCTCCAGTTTGTCTTCAGGTGCTGCCGCGTGTTTGATGTTCGGTATTTTGGTGTTTAAAGAGTCAGTAAAAGATCCAAGTGTCAGTTGGGTACATGGCTTTGAGCGTCCTGTGGTCTTGTTTGAGTTATTTGTATTGGTCACATTCTTCACCGGGTTGATCTTTGCGGGTGGACAAGCGGAAATGGCGGCTTGGAATGCTATCTCTGGTGGATTTTGGGCGCAGTGGTTTTGGGTTGGTGTGGTGCTGATTGGTATGTTGCTACCGCTGACACTCAACTGGTTAGTACCAGCCGAAGTGAGGCATAAACATGCTTATATTTTTGTGGTCACGACACTTAGCATGGTTGGCGTTTTGATGCTGCGTACCTTTATTTTGTACGCCGGCCAGATGACGGTTGTCTAA
- the nrfC gene encoding cytochrome c nitrite reductase Fe-S protein: MSCSRRNFLAGGGALIMTTGIAGTSMVTGRLAFAEEDKGQAIRYGMIHDETACIGCTACTDACREVNKVPEGVSRLEIIRSEPHGEYPNVDYRFTRKSCQHCENPPCVYVCPTGAAYKDEKTGIVDVHKEKCVGCGYCLAACPYQVRFFNPVDHSADKCNFCRDTNLAQGKLPACVESCPTKALIFGDLNDPQSDVNRVLTEKVYYRDKVHLGTKPKLFKIPHQKGEV; encoded by the coding sequence ATGAGTTGTTCAAGACGAAATTTCCTAGCTGGTGGTGGTGCGTTGATCATGACAACGGGCATTGCTGGCACTTCTATGGTGACTGGGCGCTTAGCGTTTGCGGAGGAGGATAAGGGCCAAGCGATTCGTTATGGCATGATCCACGACGAGACCGCCTGTATCGGATGTACGGCTTGTACCGATGCCTGCCGAGAAGTGAATAAGGTTCCTGAAGGTGTGAGTCGGTTGGAGATCATACGCAGTGAGCCGCACGGTGAGTATCCGAATGTCGATTACCGTTTCACCCGTAAATCTTGCCAACACTGTGAAAACCCACCTTGTGTTTATGTTTGCCCTACCGGTGCGGCGTACAAAGATGAAAAAACGGGTATCGTGGATGTACACAAAGAAAAATGTGTCGGTTGCGGTTATTGTCTTGCCGCGTGTCCATATCAAGTGCGCTTCTTTAACCCAGTTGATCACTCGGCCGATAAATGTAATTTCTGTCGTGACACCAATTTGGCTCAAGGCAAACTACCTGCATGTGTGGAATCTTGTCCAACTAAGGCACTAATTTTTGGTGATTTAAATGATCCGCAAAGTGACGTGAATCGAGTATTGACTGAGAAGGTCTATTACCGCGACAAAGTGCACTTAGGCACGAAACCCAAATTATTCAAAATCCCACATCAAAAAGGGGAGGTGTAG
- the nrfF gene encoding heme lyase NrfEFG subunit NrfF produces the protein MLRILNRTLLSTWIVLFIAFVSFSSQAENVNTSSNHVDLFQFHSVELQERAIRLSKELRCPQCQNQNLLESNAQVARDLRFIVYSQINDGKSDQEVVDFMTSRYGNMVLYNPPINSSTLLLWIFPVVILIIFFVISIRNIHTKRM, from the coding sequence TTGCTACGTATTTTAAATAGAACATTATTATCGACATGGATTGTCTTATTCATTGCTTTTGTCTCTTTCTCTAGTCAGGCAGAGAACGTGAATACAAGCTCTAATCACGTTGATTTGTTTCAGTTTCATAGTGTCGAGCTGCAAGAGAGAGCAATACGTTTATCCAAGGAACTGCGCTGCCCCCAATGCCAGAATCAGAATCTGCTTGAATCCAATGCGCAAGTGGCGCGAGATCTGCGTTTTATTGTGTATAGCCAAATAAATGATGGGAAAAGCGATCAAGAAGTGGTGGACTTTATGACCAGCCGATATGGCAATATGGTGTTATATAATCCGCCAATAAATAGCAGTACATTATTACTTTGGATCTTTCCTGTCGTTATTTTGATCATTTTCTTTGTTATTTCGATCCGAAATATTCACACAAAAAGAATGTGA
- a CDS encoding DsbE family thiol:disulfide interchange protein — MNNKVIKLLVLVSIVGIVTFTAVLGIERQNAGHTTPATVIPLPNIDAKDLFSANTITTQDLISDQYRVMNVWASWCGICRDEHTFIMSLKQQGIDVIGLNYRDNKREALDYLESEGNPYSKVIYDPDGIVSIDFGVIGTPETYLINPNGEIMIKFRGKLDQKQWDKHFATYFK; from the coding sequence GTGAACAACAAAGTTATTAAGTTGCTTGTGTTGGTGAGCATCGTCGGCATCGTTACGTTTACCGCAGTCTTGGGCATTGAACGACAAAATGCTGGTCACACAACGCCTGCCACTGTGATTCCCTTGCCCAATATTGACGCAAAAGATCTTTTTTCGGCGAATACGATCACAACGCAAGATCTTATTTCCGATCAATACCGTGTGATGAACGTTTGGGCATCTTGGTGTGGGATTTGTCGAGATGAGCATACGTTTATTATGTCGCTTAAACAGCAGGGTATTGACGTGATTGGCTTAAATTATCGTGATAATAAGCGAGAAGCGTTGGACTATTTGGAAAGTGAAGGTAACCCTTATTCCAAGGTGATTTATGATCCAGACGGGATCGTCTCAATCGATTTTGGCGTGATTGGCACACCGGAAACCTACTTAATAAACCCTAATGGGGAAATAATGATCAAATTTCGAGGTAAATTAGATCAAAAACAGTGGGATAAACATTTTGCTACGTATTTTAAATAG
- the nrfB gene encoding cytochrome c nitrite reductase pentaheme subunit — protein sequence MGNIKLAIVIMLKSILAFSFYGYSFSAIADTSVATEATDSSRFQVELIRDRDYKCVQCHKDSKETLSGSHGEDAHKILGREVNCTECHNNIGPDHREGAPLVTKYSSAQSKQGTEKVFMDTSAILKANSACTDCHQPQYLQEDSWTHDVHAKNLTCSNCHDVHANKAKVLGLERKEKIKMCVDCHSDFNQKEEER from the coding sequence ATGGGCAATATAAAATTGGCCATAGTCATAATGCTGAAATCTATTCTCGCATTCTCTTTCTATGGCTATTCATTCTCAGCGATAGCAGACACTTCTGTAGCCACAGAAGCCACTGACTCGTCGCGATTCCAGGTCGAACTGATCCGTGACCGTGATTACAAATGCGTTCAATGCCATAAGGACTCGAAGGAAACACTTTCTGGTTCTCATGGAGAAGATGCGCATAAAATTCTCGGTCGAGAAGTTAACTGTACGGAATGTCACAACAACATTGGACCAGACCACCGAGAGGGCGCACCCCTTGTTACTAAATACTCTTCGGCGCAATCTAAACAAGGTACGGAAAAAGTGTTCATGGACACCAGTGCTATTCTGAAAGCCAACAGTGCTTGTACCGACTGCCACCAACCTCAGTATCTGCAAGAAGACAGTTGGACCCATGATGTGCACGCGAAAAATCTGACTTGCTCGAATTGTCATGATGTTCATGCCAACAAAGCCAAAGTATTGGGCTTGGAGCGCAAAGAGAAAATCAAGATGTGTGTGGATTGCCACTCTGACTTTAACCAGAAAGAAGAGGAGAGGTAA
- a CDS encoding heme lyase CcmF/NrfE family subunit → MEAELGLICLIFAAVGSSVAVILHAMNRLLSKQTPLALMLGCGYLVALSSAFSLLYLILAFVADDFALAYVASHSNSQLPVIFKIAASWGGHQGSMLFWVVTLSLWACLIRSRDEFSSQYKADYIAVMLMLTAIFAWFTLLTSNPFEYAPSLASDGRDLNPMLQDVGLILHPPLLYLGYVGFASILALGVAALLQPSSIHHWFQAGRDWAMVAWGFLTLGIIVGSWWAYNELGWGGWWFWDPVENASLLPWLTATALLHTLVQSKRQGGVNKSSYVLAFLTFGFSVLGTFIVRSGILTSVHAFAVDPTKGIVLLLVMAFIFLFTFALLILKSDSIPAKAITHWLSRQYLTLVAMGLLLIATSTVFLGTFYPMIYELLRLGSISVGAPYFNTMIAPLSLLGLLAMGWGPLLKWQQGLFQSRKRVLTEFVLSAVLGAMLYLLQVQVWAPMTLLFWCVTTWVIVSHLRLLFVMPPTKRRQKLPMVLSHIGIALVCLGAMMNAQHSFERNVRVEPDSYHQFDGFSIRYQGIDWSIGPNYTAERASVALILADRQFQLLPERRHYPVRVMNMTEPAIKSFWHGDYYLTLGEKVGPKAYALKIQYRAYIWWIWLGGLMVVAAVFTALQPVQQRVKVERYCEQQSY, encoded by the coding sequence ATGGAGGCAGAACTGGGCCTAATTTGCCTGATTTTTGCGGCAGTCGGCAGTAGTGTGGCAGTGATACTGCATGCCATGAATCGACTGTTATCGAAGCAAACACCCCTCGCATTAATGTTGGGTTGTGGGTATTTAGTGGCGCTCAGCTCTGCTTTTTCCTTGTTGTATCTGATTCTTGCTTTCGTTGCTGATGATTTCGCATTGGCTTACGTGGCAAGCCATTCCAATAGCCAATTACCCGTGATTTTTAAAATTGCGGCGAGTTGGGGAGGACATCAAGGCTCGATGCTGTTTTGGGTCGTCACCTTAAGTTTATGGGCTTGCTTGATTCGATCTCGTGATGAGTTCTCATCGCAGTATAAAGCCGATTATATTGCGGTAATGCTCATGCTGACTGCCATTTTCGCCTGGTTTACTCTGTTAACCTCAAACCCATTCGAGTACGCGCCATCACTGGCCAGTGATGGACGCGATCTCAACCCAATGTTGCAAGATGTTGGGCTCATTTTGCATCCTCCGTTACTGTACCTTGGTTATGTTGGTTTCGCTTCTATCCTGGCGTTGGGGGTGGCGGCGTTGTTACAGCCATCGTCCATCCATCATTGGTTTCAGGCTGGCCGAGACTGGGCGATGGTTGCGTGGGGCTTTCTCACCTTAGGCATTATTGTCGGCTCCTGGTGGGCATACAATGAATTAGGCTGGGGAGGTTGGTGGTTCTGGGATCCGGTTGAAAATGCCTCTTTGCTACCTTGGTTAACAGCAACCGCCTTGTTACACACACTTGTTCAATCAAAGCGGCAAGGTGGGGTCAATAAATCCAGCTATGTGCTCGCGTTTTTGACCTTCGGTTTCAGTGTTCTCGGCACTTTTATTGTCCGCTCGGGGATTTTGACATCGGTCCATGCGTTTGCCGTGGATCCAACCAAAGGTATTGTGCTTTTGCTGGTCATGGCGTTCATTTTTTTATTCACTTTTGCGTTATTGATCCTCAAAAGCGATAGCATTCCCGCCAAAGCCATTACCCATTGGCTAAGTCGCCAATACCTTACACTGGTGGCGATGGGACTGTTACTGATCGCAACCAGTACCGTGTTCCTTGGCACCTTCTACCCAATGATTTATGAGCTGTTGCGGCTTGGAAGCATCTCAGTGGGTGCACCGTATTTCAATACGATGATTGCACCATTAAGCCTCTTAGGGCTGCTAGCAATGGGGTGGGGGCCGTTACTAAAATGGCAGCAAGGACTGTTTCAGAGCCGCAAACGCGTTTTGACGGAGTTTGTGCTCTCAGCGGTACTCGGTGCCATGCTCTATTTGCTGCAAGTGCAGGTATGGGCGCCAATGACTTTGTTGTTCTGGTGTGTTACGACCTGGGTGATCGTCAGTCACCTTCGGCTATTGTTTGTGATGCCACCGACAAAGAGGCGCCAAAAACTGCCAATGGTGCTTTCTCATATTGGTATTGCATTGGTGTGCCTGGGCGCGATGATGAATGCCCAACATTCGTTTGAACGAAATGTTCGTGTGGAACCTGACTCGTACCATCAGTTTGATGGCTTTTCCATTCGTTATCAGGGGATTGACTGGTCCATTGGACCAAACTATACCGCAGAGCGAGCGTCGGTCGCACTCATCCTTGCCGATAGGCAATTTCAATTGTTGCCTGAAAGACGGCATTATCCGGTGAGGGTTATGAACATGACAGAGCCCGCGATCAAGTCTTTTTGGCATGGGGATTACTACCTGACTCTGGGTGAGAAAGTCGGGCCCAAAGCCTATGCGTTGAAGATCCAATACCGTGCTTACATTTGGTGGATCTGGCTAGGCGGTTTGATGGTTGTCGCTGCGGTGTTCACTGCATTGCAGCCAGTTCAGCAACGCGTTAAGGTGGAGCGCTACTGTGAACAACAAAGTTATTAA
- the metG gene encoding methionine--tRNA ligase, whose translation MANDPRNFPPRKLLVTCALPYANGSIHLGHMLEHIQADIWVRYQRLRGNIVNFICADDAHGTPIMLKAQQMGMSPEEMIAAVSIEHQKDFAGFDISFDNYHSTHSDENRELASHIYLQLKKNGFISSRTISQLFDPEKEMFLPDRFVKGTCPKCKSEDQYGDNCDACGETYSPTELINPKSAVSGATPVMKDSEHFFFDLPQFESMLKEWTRSGSLQTETANKMQEWFESGLQQWDISRDAPYFGFEIPGEKDKFFYVWLDAPIGYMGSFKNLCDKRDDLDFDEYWNKDSKTELYHFIGKDIVYFHSLFWPAMLDGSGFRKPNNVFVHGYVTVNGAKMSKSKGTFVKASTYLDHLDPECLRYYYAAKLNSRIDDLDLNLEDFTQRVNADVVNKIVNLASRNAGFIAKRFEGKLAENFVEPELYNEFVAAADRIAELYEAREFGRAIREITALADKANQYVDEKAPWVVAKQEGKDQELQEICSVGINLFRVLMTYLKPVMPALAARTEAFLNEELTWEGVAQPLTAHEITAFKALFNRIDPKNIEAMIEASKEDAAAEMAAKEKAEASNAAQETELSKDPIAEEIEFDDFAKVDLRIAKIVACESVPKADKLLKFQLDIGGEMRQVFSGIKAAYNPEDLVGKYTVVVANLKPRKMKFGMSEGMILAAGPGGKDLWILEPHEGAQPGMRVM comes from the coding sequence ATGGCAAACGATCCAAGAAACTTTCCCCCAAGGAAATTGCTGGTAACTTGTGCCCTTCCGTACGCTAACGGTTCGATCCACCTTGGCCATATGCTTGAGCATATCCAAGCGGACATTTGGGTTCGTTACCAACGCCTACGCGGCAACATTGTAAACTTCATCTGTGCTGACGACGCTCACGGCACGCCAATCATGCTTAAAGCGCAACAGATGGGTATGTCTCCAGAAGAGATGATTGCTGCGGTGAGCATCGAGCACCAAAAAGATTTCGCTGGCTTTGATATTAGCTTCGATAACTATCACAGTACGCATTCCGATGAGAACCGTGAACTGGCTTCTCACATTTATCTGCAACTGAAAAAAAATGGGTTTATTTCAAGCCGCACTATTTCTCAGCTGTTCGACCCAGAAAAAGAGATGTTCCTACCCGATCGTTTCGTGAAGGGAACGTGTCCGAAGTGCAAGTCTGAAGATCAATACGGTGACAACTGTGATGCTTGTGGCGAAACCTACAGCCCAACAGAATTGATCAATCCAAAATCTGCCGTCTCAGGCGCGACGCCAGTGATGAAAGATTCAGAGCACTTCTTCTTCGACCTGCCTCAGTTTGAAAGCATGCTAAAAGAGTGGACTCGCTCTGGCTCTCTACAAACTGAAACCGCAAACAAAATGCAAGAGTGGTTTGAGTCTGGTCTGCAGCAGTGGGATATCTCACGTGATGCACCTTACTTCGGTTTTGAAATTCCAGGCGAAAAAGACAAGTTTTTCTACGTTTGGCTAGATGCGCCAATCGGCTACATGGGTTCATTCAAAAACCTCTGTGATAAGCGTGATGATCTTGATTTCGATGAATACTGGAATAAAGACAGCAAAACGGAGCTGTACCACTTCATCGGTAAAGACATCGTTTACTTCCACAGCCTGTTCTGGCCAGCAATGCTGGATGGCTCTGGTTTCCGTAAGCCAAATAACGTTTTTGTTCACGGCTACGTAACCGTAAACGGTGCGAAGATGTCGAAGTCTAAAGGTACGTTCGTGAAAGCGAGCACTTACCTTGACCACCTAGATCCAGAGTGTCTGCGTTACTACTACGCCGCGAAACTAAACAGCCGCATTGACGACCTAGACCTTAACCTTGAAGACTTTACTCAGCGCGTAAACGCTGACGTCGTCAACAAAATTGTTAACCTAGCATCACGTAATGCAGGCTTCATTGCGAAACGCTTTGAAGGCAAGCTCGCTGAAAACTTCGTCGAGCCAGAGCTTTACAACGAATTTGTTGCCGCGGCAGATCGTATTGCTGAACTTTACGAAGCGCGTGAGTTCGGTCGTGCAATCCGTGAAATCACAGCATTGGCGGACAAAGCTAACCAATACGTTGATGAAAAAGCACCTTGGGTTGTGGCAAAACAAGAAGGCAAAGATCAGGAACTTCAGGAAATCTGTTCTGTTGGTATTAACCTGTTCCGCGTTCTAATGACTTACTTGAAACCAGTCATGCCTGCTCTCGCCGCTCGCACTGAAGCCTTCTTAAATGAAGAGCTGACCTGGGAAGGTGTTGCTCAGCCATTAACGGCACACGAAATCACCGCATTTAAAGCGCTGTTCAATCGTATCGATCCGAAAAACATCGAAGCCATGATTGAAGCATCAAAAGAAGATGCGGCGGCTGAAATGGCGGCAAAAGAGAAAGCAGAAGCCTCTAATGCAGCTCAAGAGACTGAGCTAAGCAAAGATCCAATTGCCGAAGAAATTGAGTTTGATGACTTCGCCAAAGTGGACCTTCGTATTGCCAAAATCGTTGCTTGTGAATCGGTGCCAAAAGCTGACAAACTGTTGAAATTCCAATTGGATATCGGCGGTGAAATGCGTCAAGTCTTCTCTGGTATCAAAGCGGCGTACAATCCTGAAGATCTTGTCGGCAAGTACACAGTGGTTGTGGCAAACTTGAAACCACGTAAGATGAAGTTTGGTATGTCTGAAGGCATGATCCTAGCGGCAGGCCCTGGTGGCAAAGATCTTTGGATCCTTGAACCACATGAAGGCGCGCAGCCAGGCATGCGCGTGATGTAA